From one Coffea eugenioides isolate CCC68of chromosome 11, Ceug_1.0, whole genome shotgun sequence genomic stretch:
- the LOC113754046 gene encoding pre-mRNA-processing protein 40C, giving the protein MSQNPSTCVPGVGVPSMMAGAAPPTAGGPQQGAPMNASNFTFNGNAQLGQINQSVKPNNKAEVVQELEGVSTAQPTPTSNLSSSFSGVPPAPSYQVLPGFANSPATPPPGISPSIPLPANVAVAPSSDLFTAFLRPNNQSIPVLSNPPVQHQGYAPYPSVSPAAAALQGPWLQPPQVSGLIRPPFSAYPVAITGPFPLPARNTPIPSVLLLDTQPPGVTNAEAPSATPIHTVASVSQSTTGVLQAEIPPGIDNAKSANAVDIKDGSPANEHLEAWTAHRTETGALYYYNAVTGESTYEKPSGFVGEPEKVTAQPTPVTWEKLAGTDWTLVTTNDWKKYYYNTKTKLSSWQIPSELTELKKKQDADASRTSMAVSSSNVLSEKGSTPIALSAPAITTGGRDATVLRSSTVVGHSSALDLIKKKLQDSGVPPATSPGAGLPGAVSSDPNGSKSVEARDSRSDNSKENVKETNGESNLSDTSSDSEDDDNGPRKEECIIQFKEMLKERGVAPFSKWEKELPKIFYDPRFKAIPSHSARRALFEHYVRTRAEEQRKERRAAQKAAVEGFKKLLEEAKEDIDDQTDYQTFKKKWGHDPRFEALERKEREALLNERILPLKRAAEEKAQAIRAAAISSFKSMLKEGDITSNSRWSKVKDSLRNDPRYKSVKHEDREALFNEYIAELKAAEEETERIAKDKHSEEDKLKERERALRKRKEREEQEVERVRLKARRKEAVESYQALLVESIKDPQASWTDSKSKLDKDPQGRAANPNLDQSDLEKLFREHVKILHERRVSEFRALLAEVVTLEAAAREKDGKTVLTSWSTAKHLLKADARYTKMPRKDRESLWKRHVEDIQRRQKSAPDRETEKHKDARNKSSVDSGKNVMGSRTHDKR; this is encoded by the exons AATAACAAGGCTGAGGTTGTACAAGAACTGGAAGGTGTATCTACTGCACAGCCCACTCCAACAAGTAATTTGTCAAGTTCCTTTTCGGGTGTGCCTCCTGCACCATCATATCAGGTTCTTCCGGGATTTGCTAATAGTCCTGCAACACCTCCCCCAGGAATTTCCCCTTCAATACCTTTACCCGCCAATGTGGCTGTCGCTCCATCTAGTGATCTTTTTACTGCATTTCTGAGACCGAACAATCAAAGTATACCTGTGCTTTCAAATCCTCCTGTTCAGCATCAGGGATATGCCCCATATCCTTCTGTGTCTCCTGCAGCTGCTGCATTACAGGGACCATGGTTGCAGCCCCCACAGGTTAGTGGCCTGATAAGACCACCATTTTCAGCATATCCTGTAGCTATTACGGGTCCCTTTCCTTTGCCAGCTCGAAATACACCTATCCCATCTGTTCTATTGCTCGACACACAACCCCCTGGTGTAACCAATGCAGAAGCACCTTCTGCAACCCCCATTCATACTGTAGCTTCTGTTAGCCAGTCAACAACTGGTGTCTTGCAAGCAGAGATTCCTCCTGGGATTG ATAATGCTAAAAGTGCAAATGCAGTTGACATCAAAGATGGATCTCCAGCCAATGAACATCTGGAAGCCTGGACAGCACATAGGACAGAAACTGGAGCTCTGTACTACTATAATGCTGTGACGGGAGAATCTACTTATGAAAAGCCTTCAGGCTTTGTGGGGGAG CCCGAGAAAGTAACTGCCCAGCCAACTCCAGTTACTTG GGAGAAATTGGCTGGTACAGATTGGACCTTGGTGACCACTAATGATTGGAAAAAATATTATTACAACACAAAAACTAAG TTGAGTAGCTGGCAAATTCCCAGTGAACTGACTGAGTTAAAAAAGAAGCAGGATGCTGATGCCTCAAGGACATCCATGGCAGTGTCTAGTTCTAATGTGTTATCTGAAAAAGGATCAACTCCTATTGCTTTGAGTGCCCCTGCTATTACCACAGGCGGTCGTGATGCCACAGTTCTAAGGTCATCAACTGTGGTAGGACACTCTTCGGCATTGGATCTTATAAAAAAGAAGTTGCAGGATTCTGGTGTCCCTCCTGCAACTTCACCTGGTGCAGGTTTGCCTGGAGCAGTTTCATCAGATCCAAACGGTTCAAAATCAGTCGAGGCTAGGGATTCTCGAAGCGATAATAGCaaagaaaatgtaaaagaaaCTAATGGAGAAAGTAATCTGTCTGATACCTCATCAGATTCTGAGGATGATGATAATGGACCAAGAAAGGAGGAGTGTATCATCCAATTTAAG GAAATGCTCAAGGAACGTGGTGTAGCACCATTTTCAAAATGGGAAAAGGAACTTCCAAAGATATTTTATGACCCACGGTTTAAG GCAATTCCAAGTCATAGTGCTCGAAGAGCCTTGTTTGAGCACTATGTCAGAACTCGCGCTGAAGAACAGCGAAAGGAGAGAAGGGCCGCTCAAAAAGCTGCAGTTGAGGGGTTCaagaaattattagaagaaGCGAAGGAG GATATTGATGATCAGACTGATTATCAAACATTCAAGAAGAAGTGGGGACATGATCCGCGCTTTGAGGCCCTGGAGCGAAAAGAAAGAGAGGCTCTGTTGAATGAAAG GATCCTTCCTCTGAAGAGAGCTGCTGAAGAGAAGGCTCAAGCTATACGTGCAGCAGCTATTTCTAGTTTCAAATCAATGCTCAAGGAAGGAGATATTACTTCAAATTCTCGCTGGTCAAAG GTTAAAGATAGTCTGAGGAATGATCCTAGGTACAAGTCTGTTAAGCATGAGGATAGGGAGGCTTTGTTTAATGAATATATCGCTGAATTGAAGGCTGCTGAAGAGGAGACGGAGCGCATAGCAAAAGACAAACATAGTGAGGAG GATAAACTAAAAGAAAGAGAACGAGCACTGCGCAAAcggaaagaaagagaagaacaAGAAGTGGAGAGAGTGCGATTGAAAGCACGTAGAAAGGAAGCAGTTGAATCTTATCAAGCTCTTTTGGTTGAGAGCATTAAAGATCCTCAG GCAAGTTGGACAGATTCAAAGTCTAAATTGGACAAGGATCCCCAAGGACGTGCAGCCAATCCTAATCTAGATCAATCTGACTTGGAAAAGCTTTTCCGTGAGCATGTGAAGATTTTACATGAG AGGCGTGTTTCTGAGTTCAGAGCTCTATTAGCCGAGGTTGTAACTTTAGAAGCTGCAGCTCGAGAAAAAGATGGCAAAACAGTTCTTACGTCGTGGTCAACTGCTAAACATCTTTTAAAAGCTGATGCTCGGTATACAAAGATGCCAAGGAAAGACAGGGAGTCCTTGTGGAAGCGACATGTAGAGGATATTCAGCGCAGACAAAAGTCAGCACCTGATAGAGAAACGGAGAAGCACAAGGATGCGAGAAATAAAAGCTCTGTTGACTCTGGTAAAAATGTAATGGGATCAAGAACTCATGATAAGAGGTAG